The Paenibacillus polymyxa M1 DNA segment CATTATTTTTACAAATATCAATGAATGTAATCAATATGTTATTAGCTCTTGTATTTACACAGATCATGCATTGGAATGTCACTGGGGTCGCAAGCGCTACTCTGATTGCAGAAGCTCTTGCATGTGTATTGGGTCTTGCACTGGTGTTCCGTTCACCGATTTGGAGAGAATGGAAGCGCAGTGGACAGAGGAATTGGCGAGAATGGTTCGGTGCCTCAGAGTTGAAAAGTGTCATGGCGACGAACCTTGATCTCATGATTCGTACAGCCTGCCTGTTGACGATGTTTAATCTGTTTACGGCGCGCAGTGCGAGCTTTGGCACCGATCAGTTGGCGGCAAATGCTATTTTGTTGCAGATCCATTACATTATGGCTTACTTTTTTGATGGGTTCGCCAACGCCAGTAGCATCATGACGGGTCAGGCTCGTGGTGCCGGAGATCGTAAAATGCTGCAAAGAGTTATTCATTTGTCCTGGTTTTGGACACTGGTTACCGGTGTAGTGACGGGAGGATTGTACCTTGCACTGAAAGAGCCGCTGATCTCGCTATTTACAGGGAACGCTACAGTGATTAGCCTGACAATTCCTTACAATGGGTGGCTGGTGATCTTTCCCCTAGCAGCCGGGCTGGGACTGGTATTCTATGGTGTATTTACAGGGATGACGGTAACGTATCCGATCCGTAATTCGATGCTGATTTCACTGGTCTGCTTTTTGATCGCTCTCTTCTGGTGCGTTCCGCATTATGGGAATCATGGACTTTGGTTATCCTTTATCATCTTTGCCCTGGGACGGTCACTGTTTCTGGTGGTCTATTTGCCTCGGTTGAAGAAGATTTAGCAGACCTGCTTTACATCGCTCTCAAAAACAAAGGATGTCCCATCCACCATGTACGTGGTGTGGGGACATCCTTTTATTATTTATTCATACAGCTTTCAGGTTAGGAGTATACCAATCCTTCTACTCGCCTTGTGGAACGGTCAAGCCCAGACCATCCGCTACACGACGTCCGTATTCAGGATCAGCTTTATAGAAATGACCGATCTGACGCAGTTTGATTTCATCACTTTCTACAGGCTTCATCGCATTTACGATGTTTCGGACCAGGCGTGAGCGCTCCTCTTCACTGAGCAAGCGGTACAGGTCCCCTGGTTGTGTGTAGTGATCGTGATGATCATAGGCTACACTTTGTGCCTCACCAGACACTTCAAAAGGAGCAATTTTGTGAGCTGGTGATTCTTTCGGTCCACCGAGACTATTAGGCTCATAATAGACAGATCCCCCGCCATTACTGTCACTGCGCAATGCACCATCGCGTTGGTAGTTGTGTACTTCCGCATGCGGCCGATTGATGGGCAACGCATTATGGTTTGCGCCTACACGATAGCGATGTGCGTCACCATAGGCAAACAAGCGTCCTTGCAGCATCTTATCCGGGGATGCCTCAATACCAGGAACAAATGAACCGGGTGAGAATGTCGCCTGCTCTACCTCAGCAAAGTAGTTCTCAGGATTGCGATTCAGCACCATGCGTCCTACCTCGATCAGCGGGTAATCCTTTTGAGACCATACTTTGGTCACATCGAATGGATCAAAACGGTACGTATCCGCATCTTCTATAGGCATAATCTGCACATAAAGTTTCCATGCCGGGAAATCGCCCCTTTTAATCGCATTAAACAAATCTTGTATATGATAATCCGGGTTTTCACCGGCAATTTTCGCAGCTAAATCCACATCAAGATTTTGTATACCTTGTTCTGTTTTAAAATGATATTTCACCCATACGGCCTGTCCCTGTGCGTTTACCCACTTGAATGTATGGCTGCCAAAACCATGCATATGTCTAAGTGTAGCGGGAATACCGCGGTCAGACATCAGGATACTTACCTGATGCAGTGATTCAGGAGATAGGGACCAGAAATCCCAGACCGCATTCGGGTTTTTTAAATGCGTTTGGGGATGACGTTTTTGCGTATGAATAAAGTCAGGAAATTTAATAGCATCCCGAATAAAAAAGACAGGTGTATTATTGCCCACGAGATCATAGTTTCCTTCTTCTGTATAAAACTTTACCGCAAATCCACGTGGATCACGTACAGTATCGGACGAGCCTAACTCACCTGCCACAGTAGAAAAACGGATAAACATCGGTGTACGCTTGCCCACTTCGGACAAGAAACTTGCTTTTGTATATGAAGACAAATCATTAGTGACTTCAAAATATCCGTGCGCCCCCGCACCTTTAGCATGAACAACGCGTTCCGGCACACGCTCCCGGTTAAAATGCGCCAGTTTCTCCAGCAGATGCACATCCTGAATTAATGTGGGACCACGTGAGCCTGCTGTAATCGAATTCTGATTATCTCCAACAGGAGCGCCCCAGCTTGTAGTCAGGTTCGTTGGTTGGTTACTCATAATTGAAATCACCTCTTGAATGAATTGGTTGACCATGTGCTTTTCACTATAAATTGTGCACAAATAAAAATCAATACTTTTTTATAATTATTATAATCTAGGATTTAGAATTAGTTTAAATTAAAAAAGAAAAAGCAAGCCCCATAAGGCTTGCCGTAATACGTGCTGTATTTATTTACAATAAAATGACTTGAATTTTTTACGTTCTGTAATAATTACATTGATCACTTTTTAGGTTTTGTTATGGAGACTTTCAGACAATATTCATATGGAATTCATCATAAAATCATATTAGGAGCTGCTTTCTATCGAGAAAGT contains these protein-coding regions:
- a CDS encoding MATE family efflux transporter is translated as MLPSHRAYLALAIPLIISTITTPLLGAVDTAVIGHLSQSAYLGGVAVGTLIFNTLYWLFGFLRVSTSAFTAQAAGAQNNDQGIAALMRPLAIALLISAVFIVLQKPILLASLQLIRPAQDVAEQAAIYFNIRIWGAPLTLVNYVLLGWLMGLSRVKATLFLQISMNVINMLLALVFTQIMHWNVTGVASATLIAEALACVLGLALVFRSPIWREWKRSGQRNWREWFGASELKSVMATNLDLMIRTACLLTMFNLFTARSASFGTDQLAANAILLQIHYIMAYFFDGFANASSIMTGQARGAGDRKMLQRVIHLSWFWTLVTGVVTGGLYLALKEPLISLFTGNATVISLTIPYNGWLVIFPLAAGLGLVFYGVFTGMTVTYPIRNSMLISLVCFLIALFWCVPHYGNHGLWLSFIIFALGRSLFLVVYLPRLKKI
- the katA gene encoding catalase KatA, which produces MSNQPTNLTTSWGAPVGDNQNSITAGSRGPTLIQDVHLLEKLAHFNRERVPERVVHAKGAGAHGYFEVTNDLSSYTKASFLSEVGKRTPMFIRFSTVAGELGSSDTVRDPRGFAVKFYTEEGNYDLVGNNTPVFFIRDAIKFPDFIHTQKRHPQTHLKNPNAVWDFWSLSPESLHQVSILMSDRGIPATLRHMHGFGSHTFKWVNAQGQAVWVKYHFKTEQGIQNLDVDLAAKIAGENPDYHIQDLFNAIKRGDFPAWKLYVQIMPIEDADTYRFDPFDVTKVWSQKDYPLIEVGRMVLNRNPENYFAEVEQATFSPGSFVPGIEASPDKMLQGRLFAYGDAHRYRVGANHNALPINRPHAEVHNYQRDGALRSDSNGGGSVYYEPNSLGGPKESPAHKIAPFEVSGEAQSVAYDHHDHYTQPGDLYRLLSEEERSRLVRNIVNAMKPVESDEIKLRQIGHFYKADPEYGRRVADGLGLTVPQGE